From a single Saccharomyces kudriavzevii IFO 1802 strain IFO1802 genome assembly, chromosome: 15 genomic region:
- the SKDI15G2790 gene encoding putative haloacid dehalogenase-like hydrolase (similar to Saccharomyces cerevisiae YOR131C; ancestral locus Anc_5.465), with amino-acid sequence MTKFQGLRGLKHIKAVVFDMDGTLCLPQPWMFPAMRNAIGLHDKSIDILHFIDTLPSEKERKEAHDKIELVEAKAMKDMQPQPGLVDIMSYLTSNSISKNICTRNVGAPVETFVARFIQSEFSKFDYIMTRDFRPTKPLPDPLLHIASKLNIRPLEMIMVGDSYDDMKSGRSAGCLTVLLKNHVNGHLLLEHKELVDFAVENLSEIIELIQNLNNKIL; translated from the coding sequence ATGACTAAGTTTCAAGGACTAAGAGGATTAAAGCACATCAAAGCAGTGGTATTTGATATGGACGGTACATTGTGTCTACCCCAGCCCTGGATGTTTCCAGCGATGAGAAACGCCATAGGATTGCATGACAAATCGATTGATATCCTTCATTTCATTGATACGTTGCcttcagaaaaagaaagaaaagaagcacATGATAAAATAGAATTAGTTGAAGCAAAAGCCATGAAGGACATGCAACCACAGCCTGGTTTGGTTGACATAATGAGCTATTTGACCTCGAATAGTATCAGCAAGAATATATGCACCAGAAATGTTGGCGCTCCGGTAGAGACTTTCGTCGCAAGGTTCATTCAATCAGAGTTTTCTAAGTTCGACTACATAATGACTAGAGACTTTAGGCCTACAAAACCGCTACCTGACCCATTATTGCACATCGCCTCGAAGCTGAATATAAGACCATTAGAAATGATCATGGTAGGCGACTCCTATGATGACATGAAGTCTGGTAGATCTGCAGGTTGCTTGACGGTGTTGCTTAAAAATCATGTGAATGGTCATTTATTGCTCGAACATAAAGAACTTGTAGACTTTGCAGTGGAGAACCTCTCTGAAATCATAGAActaattcaaaatttaaaTAACAAAATTCTTTAG
- the VPS17 gene encoding retromer subunit VPS17 (similar to Saccharomyces cerevisiae VPS17 (YOR132W); ancestral locus Anc_5.466) produces MASAVPYDPYDDLDNNPFAEPQEDSEPIATNTDGSSSMVKEQINAEEAIGSDQAISTVNSAQNENATQSKTSSEQSGNKQLAQPLERDVLPERSDEKKKYSLLVKVVGLERFGSTAGKKENPTIVFDCSTNLPTFRKQQYKNVKKSYEEFNQLFKYLNAAIQESFVPTLPPAFTTFGINSEEDRIKVTRNFQLWFNRVSRDPLIIRNEEVAFFIESDFNTYTPISKSKLLASGLKRKTLKQLAIPYDEVTELAEFRPLVKSIYVVSQNLQEKLLKVSRNRRMMVQEENAFGQDFVNLDDHNKLYKRYGKILTAVGDIDSIIATMDMATLYDGLEWVIRDTYVVKEALTNRHFIMRNLIQAQQNSKAKQEQARRFRSRRDINPMKIDEALRQLKTATKSEQVLTLKLQRITLNMVIERKQWLTWYEEWIRNSIKEFTLRKIEYERKKLTLLERVRSDIRKADENGGLSRLGRHAVSVSNTDTSQTVKGDSWTGENNRKSQIPINKITHTEFDDELFTEDDGCTSQDSDTTSLNARHAASLLGMSTK; encoded by the coding sequence ATGGCATCGGCTGTGCCTTATGATCCGTATGATGATCTGGATAATAATCCATTTGCTGAACCGCAGGAAGATTCTGAACCAATTGCAACAAACACAGATGGATCTTCTTCTATGGTAAAAGAGCAAATAAATGCCGAGGAAGCCATCGGTTCTGATCAAGCTATCAGTACGGTAAATAGTGCTCAAAACGAAAATGCAACACAgtcaaaaacatcaagTGAGCAGAGTGGAAATAAACAGTTAGCTCAACCTCTAGAACGTGATGTGCTTCCTGAAAGAagcgatgaaaaaaagaagtatAGTTTACTTGTTAAAGTAGTAGGATTGGAACGATTTGGATCTACAGCaggcaaaaaagaaaatccaaCTATTGTATTTGACTGCTCAACAAATCTGCCTACATTTCGCAAACAACAGTACAAGAATGTAAAGAAATCATATGAAGAATTTAACCAGTTGTTTAAGTATCTAAATGCCGCTATTCAAGAATCTTTTGTTCCTACTCTTCCCCCTGCCTTTACAACATTCGGAATTAATAGCGAAGAGGATAGGATAAAAGTTACacgaaattttcaactttggTTCAACAGGGTTTCACGAGACCCTCTGATTATTCGAAATGAAGAAGTGGCTTTTTTCATCGAGAGCGATTTTAATACATACACTCCCATCAGCAAGTCCAAATTACTTGCGTCGGggttgaaaagaaaaactttgAAGCAACTGGCAATTCCTTATGACGAAGTTACAGAACTGGCAGAATTTCGGCCATTAGTCAAGTCTATATATGTTGTTTCTCAGAATTTGCAAGAAAAGCTGCTAAAGGTTTCGAGAAACCGTAGAATGATggttcaagaagaaaacgcATTTGGTCAGGACTTCGTTAATCTAGATGATCACAATAAACTATACAAAAGATACGGGAAAATTTTGACTGCTGTGGGAGACATTGACAGCATTATAGCCACCATGGATATGGCGACATTATACGATGGTTTAGAATGGGTTATTAGAGATACTTATGTCGTGAAGGAAGCATTGACTAACAGACATTTTATCATGCGAAACCTAATTCAAGCACAACAGAACTCCAAGGCAAAACAGGAACAAGCACGCAGGTTCAGATCGAGAAGGGATATCAATCCTATGAAAATCGATGAAGCATTACGTCAGTTGAAAACCGCTACCAAGAGCGAACAAGTTTTGACTTTAAAGCTTCAGCGAATTACACTTAACATGGTTATTGAGAGAAAGCAGTGGCTTACTTGGTATGAAGAATGGATAAGAAATTCAATCAAAGAATTCACATtaagaaaaatagaataCGAAAGGAAGAAGCTAACGTTGTTAGAACGAGTTCGCTCTGATATTAGAAAGGCTGACGAAAACGGTGGCTTATCGCGTCTGGGTCGCCACGCCGTCTCAGTCAGCAACACCGATACTTCTCAAACTGTCAAGGGTGATAGTTGGACCGGAGAAAATAACCGCAAAAGTCAAATTCCAATCAACAAGATTACTCACACTGAATTTGACGACGAACTGTTCACTGAAGACGATGGGTGCACCTCCCAAGATTCTGATACTACCTCGCTGAATGCTCGCCATGCTGCTTCCCTTTTGGGTATGTCTACGAAATAG
- the EFT1 gene encoding elongation factor 2 (similar to Saccharomyces cerevisiae EFT2 (YDR385W) and EFT1 (YOR133W); ancestral locus Anc_5.467) translates to MVAFTVDQMRSLMDKVTNVRNMSVIAHVDHGKSTLTDSLVQRAGIISAAKAGEARFTDTRKDEQERGITIKSTAISLYSEMSDEDVKEIKQKTDGNSFLINLIDSPGHVDFSSEVTAALRVTDGALVVVDTIEGVCVQTETVLRQALGERIKPVVVINKVDRALLELQVSKEDLYQTFARTVESVNVIVSTYADEILGDVQVYPARGTVAFGSGLHGWAFTIRQFASRYAKKFGVDKSKMMDRLWGDSFFNPKTKKWTNKDTDAEGKPLERAFNMFILDPIFRLFTAIMNFKKDEISVLLEKLEITLKGDEKDLEGKALLKVVMRKFLPAADALLEMIILHLPSPVTAQAYRAEQLYEGPADDASCIAIKNCDPKADLMLYVSKMVPTSDKGRFYAFGRVFAGTVKSGQKVRIQGPNYVPGKKDDLFIKAIQRVVLMMGRFVEPIDDCPAGNIIGLVGIDQFLLKTGTLTTNETSHNMKVMKFSVSPVVQVAVEVKNANDLPKLVEGLKRLSKSDPCVLTYMSESGEHIVAGTGELHLEICLQDLEQDHAGVPLKISPPVVAYRETVESESSQTALSKSPNKHNRIYLKAEPIDEEVSLAIENGVINPRDDFKARARVMADEFGWDVTDARKIWCFGPDGNGPNLVVDQTKAVQYLHEIKDSVVAAFQWATKEGPIFGEEMRSVRINILDVTLHADAIHRGGGQIIPTMRRATYAGFLLAEPKIQEPVFLVEIQCPEQAVGGIYSVLNKKRGQVVSEEQRPGTPLFTVKAYLPVNESFGFTGELRQATGGQAFPQMVFDHWATLGSDPLDPTSKAGEIVLAARKRHGMKEEVPGWQEYYDKL, encoded by the coding sequence ATGGTTGCTTTCACTGTTGACCAAATGCGTTCTTTAATGGACAAAGTTACCAATGTGCGTAACATGTCCGTTATTGCTCACGTCGATCATGGTAAGTCCACTTTGACCGATTCGTTGGTCCAAAGAGCCGGTATTATTTCCGCTGCTAAGGCTGGTGAAGCTCGTTTCACCGATACCAGAAAGgatgaacaagaaagagGTATCACCATCAAGTCCACTGCCATTTCTCTGTACTCTGAAATGTCTGACGAAGATGTCAAGGAAATCAAGCAAAAGACCGATGGTAACTCCTTCTTGATCAACTTGATCGACTCTCCAGGTCACGTCGACTTCTCCTCCGAAGTCACTGCCGCTTTACGTGTCACTGACGGTGCTTTGGTTGTCGTTGACACCATCGAAGGTGTCTGTGTCCAAACTGAAACCGTTTTGAGACAAGCCCTAGGTGAAAGAATCAAGCCTGTTGTCGTTATTAACAAGGTCGACAGAGCCTTGTTGGAATTGCAAGTTTCCAAGGAAGATCTATACCAAACTTTCGCCAGAACTGTTGAATCCGTTAACGTCATCGTCTCCACCTACGCCGATGAAATTTTGGGTGACGTCCAAGTCTACCCAGCCAGAGGTACCGTTGCCTTCGGTTCTGGTTTGCACGGTTGGGCTTTCACCATCCGTCAATTCGCCTCCAGATACGCTAAGAAGTTCGGTGTCGACAAATCCAAGATGATGGACAGATTATGGGGTGACTCTTTCTTCAACCCAAAGACCAAGAAGTGGACCAACAAGGACACTGATGCTGAAGGTAAGCCATTGGAAAGAGCTTTCAACATGTTCATCTTGGACCCAATTTTCAGATTATTCACTGCCATCATGAACTTTAAGAAGGACGAAATTTCAGTTTTgttagaaaaattggaaatcaCCTTGAAGGGTGACGAAAAGGACTTGGAAGGTAAGGCCTTATTGAAGGTCGTTATGAGAAAGTTCTTGCCAGCTGCTGACGCTTTGTTGGAAATGATCATCTTGCACTTGCCATCTCCAGTCACTGCTCAAGCTTACAGAGCTGAACAATTATACGAAGGTCCAGCCGACGATGCTAGTTGTATCGCCATCAAGAACTGTGATCCAAAGGCAGACTTGATGTTGTACGTCTCCAAGATGGTGCCAACCTCTGATAAGGGTAGATTCTACGCTTTCGGTAGAGTTTTCGCCGGTACTGTTAAGTCCGGTCAAAAGGTCAGAATCCAAGGTCCAAACTACGTTCCAGGTAAGAAGGATGATTTGTTCATCAAGGCCATCCAAAGAGTCGTCTTGATGATGGGTAGATTCGTCGAACCAATCGATGACTGTCCAGCTGGTAACATTATCGGTTTAGTCGGTATCGATCAATTCTTGTTGAAGACCGGTACTTTGACCACCAATGAAACCTCTCACAACATGAAGGTCATGAAATTCTCCGTTTCCCCAGTTGTCCAAGTCGCCGTCGAAGTTAAGAACGCCAACGATTTGCCAAAATTGGTCGAAGGTTTGAAGAGATTGTCCAAGTCCGATCCATGTGTCTTGACTTACATGTCCGAATCCGGTGAACATATCGTCGCTGGTACCGGTGAATTGCATTTGGAAATTTGTTTGCAAGATTTGGAACAAGATCATGCCGGTGTCCCATTGAAGATCTCCCCACCAGTTGTCGCTTACAGAGAAACTGTTGAAAGCGAATCTTCTCAAACCGCTCTATCCAAGTCTCCAAACAAGCATAACAGAATCTACTTGAAGGCTGAACCAATCGACGAAGAAGTTTCCTTGGCTATCGAAAACGGTGTCATCAACCCAAGAGATGATTTCAAAGCCAGAGCTAGAGTCATGGCTGATGAGTTCGGTTGGGATGTCACTGATGCTAGAAAGATCTGGTGTTTCGGTCCAGACGGTAACGGTCCAAACTTGGTTGTTGACCAAACTAAGGCTGTTCAATACTTACACGAAATCAAGGATTCCGTTGTTGCTGCTTTCCAATGGGCTACCAAGGAAGGTCCAATTTTCGGTGAAGAAATGAGATCTGTCAGAATCAATATCTTGGATGTTACTTTACATGCTGATGCTATCCACAGAGGTGGTGGTCAAATCATCCCAACTATGAGAAGAGCTACCTACGCTGGTTTCTTGTTGGCTGAGCCAAAGATTCAAGAGCCAGTTTTCTTGGTCGAAATTCAATGTCCTGAACAAGCTGTCGGTGGTATCTACTCCGTCttaaacaagaagagaGGTCAAGTCGTTTCTGAAGAACAAAGACCAGGTACTCCATTGTTTACCGTCAAGGCTTACTTGCCAGTTAACGAATCTTTCGGTTTCACCGGTGAATTAAGACAAGCCACTGGTGGTCAAGCTTTCCCACAAATGGTCTTCGACCATTGGGCTACCTTAGGTTCCGACCCATTGGACCCAACCTCCAAGGCTGGTGAAATTGTTCTTGCTGCTCGTAAGAGACACGGtatgaaggaagaagttCCAGGCTGGCAAGAATATTACGACAAGTTATAA
- the BAG7 gene encoding GTPase-activating protein BAG7 (similar to Saccharomyces cerevisiae SAC7 (YDR389W) and BAG7 (YOR134W); ancestral locus Anc_5.471), which produces MFTMNLLSTPSPERLSSQDNWPQIPSVECKMDKDTFSSSQFEFDGAVFGISLEESLKVAQEEVLVQENTKQTGLIPVVVARSGEYLKENAMNTTGLFRISGSNKRLKELQSIFSKPPDFGNKFEGWSDFNFHDIATLLKRYLNSLSEPLVPLALYDIFRNPILETPDTEEYKEKVIKNYEDIYMLLPQANRHLILYLIGLFNLLARNEKENLMPASNLAAIVQPSILSHPKHEMDPKEYEVSRMVIEFLILHAPDIIPNTENFKKDIRPHAVTMAKFNGITVPEMAIDSDEEDFLQASIDDHMLPRSRAHSDFNNFTLDYHALSASPIGLGKSTLSVPRSFKGRTLSAGSLSPKLNKLLGGVGNSSSSEEKKLMERVPRSEHKGKHKQHRQSWLRRLTSPSRTVP; this is translated from the coding sequence ATGTTTACAATGAATCTGCTTTCAACTCCTTCCCCTGAAAGACTTTCCTCGCAGGATAACTGGCCTCAAATTCCTTCTGTGGAGTGCAAAATGGATAAAGACACTTTTTCTAGCTCACAATTTGAATTCGATGGTGCTGTTTTTGGTATTTCACTCGAAGAATCCTTGAAAGTTGCCCAGGAAGAAGTGTTAGtccaagaaaatacaaAGCAAACTGGCTTGATACCAGTTGTAGTAGCGAGAAGTGGAGAATATCTAAAAGAGAATGCAATGAATACAACAGGGCTTTTTCGTATTTCCGGCAGTAATAAACGTCTCAAAGAACTTCAAAGCATATTTTCTAAGCCTCCAGATTTTGGCAACAAGTTCGAAGGATGGAGTGACTTCAATTTCCATGATATTGCAACTTTATTAAAAAGATATTTGAACTCACTAAGTGAACCTTTAGTTCCCTTAGCATTATACGACATTTTCAGGAACCCAATACTGGAAACTCCAGATACTGAGGagtacaaagaaaaagtcaTCAAGAATTACGAAGACATATACATGCTCTTACCACAGGCTAACAGGCATTTGATACTTTATTTGATCGGGTTGTTTAATTTGCTTGCAAGaaacgaaaaggaaaatttgatgCCTGCAAGCAATTTAGCCGCCATTGTGCAGCCCTCAATTTTATCTCATCCGAAACATGAAATGGATCCAAAGGAGTATGAGGTTTCCAGAATGGTAATCGAATTCCTAATATTGCACGCTCCCGACATAATACCAAAtacagaaaattttaaaaaagATATCAGGCCGCATGCGGTAACGATGGCGAAGTTTAACGGCATTACCGTTCCTGAAATGGCTATTGActctgatgaagaagatttccTACAAGCTTCAATAGATGATCACATGCTGCCGAGATCACGTGCGCATTCGGacttcaacaattttacCCTAGATTATCATGCGCTATCTGCTAGCCCCATTGGTCTTGGCAAGAGTACACTTTCTGTGCCAAGGTCGTTCAAGGGAAGAACCCTAAGTGCTGGGTCCCTTTCGCCCAAACTCAATAAATTGCTTGGCGGTGTTGGAAACAGTAGCAGTAGTGAGGAAAAGAAGCTCATGGAAAGAGTCCCTAGAAGCGAGCATAAAGGTAAACATAAACAGCACAGGCAGTCGTGGTTAAGAAGACTCACTAGCCCTTCTAGAACAGTCCCTTAG